The nucleotide sequence GCCGCGCTGATCGGGCACACCGTGGTGCACCTGTCCGTGGAGCTGCCCGACGCGGTCAAGCGGGTCGGTCTCGGGTCCGGCCGGCCGCTGCTGGCGCTGAACCCGCGCGCCACCCTGAAGCACCTCATGGAGCAGCGCCGCCCGCTCTACGCCGAGGTGGCCACCGCGACCGTGCTCACCGACGGGCGCACCCCGGAGGAGATCGCCGGCGAGATCGCCGCCCTGCTCAAGCCCTGACCGGGACCGAGCCGGCCCCGAGATCGTCCGGTCAAACATCGGCGGATCGGGCACGGAGTGGACAGACGCCGCCCCGCGGTCGTCCGCTGGACTAGGCTGCCCGCGATGGACGAGGTGACCCGGATTCCGGTCGGCGGCGACCGGCCGTACGACGTGCTGGTGGGACGCGACCTGCTCGACCCCCCGCCCCGGCTGCTGCCCGGCGCCGAACGGGTGGCCTTCCTGCACGCGCCCCCCCTCAAGGGGCTGGCCGAGGAGCTGGCCGAGCGGGTGCGCGCGGCGGGAGTGGCCCCGCTGCTCATGGAGGTGCCGGACGCCGAGGCGGGCAAGCACGTCGACGTGGCCGCGGCCTGCTGGGACCGGCTCGGCGAGGCGGGCTTCACGCGTACCGACGCAGTGGTCGGGGTGGGCGGCGGCGCGGTGACCGACCTGGCCGGGTTCGTGGCGGCCACCTGGCTGCGCGGGGTGCGCTGGGTACCGGTCGCGACGTCCCTGCTCGGCATGGTCGACGCCGCGGTCGGCGGCAAGACCGGCATCAACACGGCCGCCGGCAAGAACCTGGTCGGCGCCTTCCACCCGCCCGCCGGGGTGATCTGCGACCTGGCCACGCTCGACAGCCTGCCGCCGGCCGACCTGGCCGCCGGCATGGCCGAGGTGGTCAAGTGCGGGTTCATCGCCGACCCGGTGATCCTCGACCTCGTGGAACGGGACCCGGCTGCCGCGCTGGACCCGGCCGGGCCGGTGACCCGCGAGCTGATCGAACGGGCGGTGCGGGTCAAGGCGGACGTGGTCTCGGGTGACCTGCGCGAGTCCGGGGTGCGCGAGGTGCTCAACTACGGGCACACGCTGGGCCACGCGATCGAGAAGGTGGAGGGCTACCGCTGGCGGCACGGCCACGCCGTCGCGGTGGGCCTGGTCTACGCGGCCACCCTCGCCCGGCTGGCCGGGCGGCTGGACGCGGCGACCGCGGAGCGGCACCGGGCCGTGGTGGCGGCGCTCGGCCTGCCCACCGGCTACCGGGCCGACGCCTGGCCGGACCTGCTGGCCGCCATGCGGGTGGACAAGAAGGCCCGGGGGAGCCGGCTGCGCTTCGTGGTGCTCGACGGGCTCGGCCGCCCGGCGATCCTCGAGGCGCCCTCGGACGAGCTGCTGGCGCGGGCCTACGAGGAGATCAGCTCATGAGGGTCCACGTGCTCAACGGGCCGAACCTGGGCCGGCTCGGCACCCGCCAGGTCGACGTCTACGGGGTCACCAGCTACGCCGAGCTGGTGACCATGTGCGAGACGACCGGCCACGAGCTGGGTCTGGACGTGGTGGTCCGGCAGACCGACGCCGAGCACGAGCTGCTGGGCTGGCTGCACGAGGCGGCCGACGAGGGCGCGGCCGTGGTGCTCAACCCGGCGGCCTGGTCGCACTACTCGATCGCGGTCCGGGACGCCTGCGCCATGCTGCGCGGCCCGCTCGTCGAGGTGCACATCTCCAACATTCACGCCCGGGAGGAGTTCCGGCACCACTCGGTGGTCTCCGCGGTGGCCACCGGGGTGATCTGCGGGCTGGGCGTGGACGGCTACCGGCTCGCCCTGCACCACGTGGCCCGGCGCCTGGCCGACGGCGCCGCCTGACGACGGTTCCGGTGCCGGTCCCGGTGCGGGTCCCGTCCCGGCCGGTTGAGCCGCGGCCGCGTTCGTGGCTCTCCGTGTTTGTTCCCTAGGTCACCCACCGTGATACTCCTCGCCGCCCGGCCGGCTGCCCTTCTCCTCGCTTTGCTCTGCAGCCATGGACGCACAGGGCGGTTGACCTGCGGGTGGCGTGAACCTGGTCGGGCGGGACGCGGTGGCCGCTGATCGCGGAGCGTCACCGCTGCGCCGATGGCTGCAGAGCAAAGGCGGCGGCGGGTGGGTCCGGGGCGCACAGCTTCGGTTGCGCTGCGTGACGTTCCGCACGTCCGGGTCGTGTCCAGCACGGCGACCCGGTTCGACACAGCTAGTAGACTTCGTAGGTCTGTCCGCCAATTGATGATCAAGGCAGGAAATGGCCACCACCAACGACCTCAAGAACGGCCTGGTACTCAACCTCGACGGCGAGCTGTGGTCCGTCGTCGAGTTCCAGCACGTCAAGCCCGGTAAGGGCGGTGCGTTCGTGCGTACCACGCTGAAGAACGTGCTGTCCGGCAAGGTGGTCGACAAGACCTTCAACGCGGGCACCAAGGTCGAGACCGCCACCGTCGACAAGCGCACCATGCAGTACCTCTACGCCGACGGCGAGGACTACGTCTTCATGGACCTGGAGACGTTCGACCAGATCACCGTCCCCGGCGGCACCGTCGGCGAGGCGGCCAACTACCTCCTCCCCGAGGCCGAGGCCACCGTCGCCACCCACGAGGGTGTGCCGCTCTACATCGAGCTGCCGACCTCGGTCGTGCTCGAGATCACCTACACCGAGCCGGGCCTGCAGGGCGACCGGTCGACCGGCGGCAACAAGCCGGCGACCGTCGAGACCGGCGCGACCGTGCAGGTGCCGCTCTTCATCACCACCGGCGAGAAGATCAAGGTCGACACCCGCGACGGCCGTTACCTCGGCCGAGCCTGATGGCTGAGGGTCCCAAGCAGCAGATGCCGGCGCGCCGCAAGGCGCGCAAGCGGGCGCTGGACGTGCTCTTCGAGGCCGACCTGCGGGACCGGCCGCCCGTCGAGGTGCTCGCCGGCTACCTGGAGCGGATCGAGAAGCCCCGCCCCGAGCACGTCGACTACGCCGTGGCCCTGGTCGAGGGCGTGGCGGCCCACCTGGACCGGATCGACGAGGTGATCGCCAGCTACGCCGAGGGCTGGACGCTGGACCGGATGCCGGCGGTCGACCGCAACCTGGCCCGCATCGCGGTCTACGAGCTGCTCTACGTCGACGAGATCGACGACGCGGTGGCGATCAGCGAGGCCGTCGAGCTGGCCCGGCAGATGTCGACCGACGACTCGCCGCGCTTCCTCAACGGCATCCTCGGCCGGATCGCCGAGTACGCCACCCGCTGAGGCCCCCACGGCAACTCCGGCTCAGCGCGTCTGATGCGCGCTGTGACCTGGAGCCGCCGACGACGAAGGGCCCGCGCCGTCCGGCGCGGGCCCTTCGTCGTGAACGGGTCAGGACGCGAAGAACGCCCGGGGGTCGGCGACCAGCACACCGTGCTCGGTGAGCCGCTCGATCAGGCCCGACGGCGAGGCGTCGTAGACGATCGCGAGGGCGCGCAGGTCGTCGGCGCGGATGGAGAGCACCCGGCCGTTGTAGTCGCCGCGCTGCTGCTGGATGGCGCGGGCGTACCGGGCGACGTAGGCCAGGTCCTCGGAGGCCTCGTCGTAGAGCCGCTCCAGGTCCAGAACGATCTTGCTGGTGGGCTCGTGGCGCACCCCGCTGCCGTCGGGCAGCAGCTCCGAGACGGGCACGCGGTAGAAGTCGGCCAGCTCCGCCAGGCGGGACACGGTGACGGCGCGGTCGCCACGCTCGTACGAGCCGACCACCACGGCCTTCCACCGCCCGTTCGACTTCTCCTCCACCCCCTGCAGGGACAGGCCCTGCTGCTGGCGGATGGAGCGCAGGCGGGCGCCCAGCGACTTGGCGTATTCAGAGGGCATTCGGACACTCCCAGTGCTGCTCGGGGTTCTCCCAGCTATCGCTACGGAGCGTGACGGTACGGGGATTGCGACACGCGGTCAAGTGTTCGTGACGTCCCCGGTCGTACTGGCGTACGGCTTGTCCCCATTTCTCCACGCTGACCCGCCGGTCAGTACCGGCGGCGGCCGGCCCGGTGACCGCTGGTAACGTGGCGTGAAGCCCCGGTCCGGGCCCTCCGCGGCCCCCCGGAGTCGACAAGACGTCCTTTAACGACCCGTCCCGTGAGGCGGGGAAGGAGGTCCGCCGTGGCCTACCCACCGGCTGCCCACCCGTCGCCGCCGCGACAACCCTCGGTGAAGGTGATCCTCTCCGCCGCCGACGTGTCGCGGGTGGTCGACCGCATCGCCCACCAGATCCTCGAGAAGACCCAGGGCGCCGCCGACACCGTCCTGCTCGGCATCCCCACCCGCGGGGTCCCGCTCGCGAGGCGCCTCGCCGCCCGGATCAGCACCTTCGAGGACGTGACCGTCCCGGTCGGCGTGCTCGACATCACGCTCTACCGCGACGACCTGCGCCGGCACGCCACGCGCGCGGTCGGCCCCACCGAGCTGCCCCCCGGCGGGATCGACGGCCGGCGGGTGATCCTCGTCGACGACGTGCTCTTCTCCGGCCGCACCGTGCGGGCCGCCCTGGACGCGCTCAGCGACGTCGGCCGTCCGGCCTCGGTGCAGCTCGCCGTCCTGGTCGACCGGGGGCACCGCCAGCTGCCGATCCGCGCCGACTACGTCGGCAAGAACATCCCCACGGCGCTCGCCGAGAACGTCAAGGTCACCCTGGCCGAGACCGACGGCGCCGACGAGGTACGCCTGCACGGAGGCGCCGCATGATCCGCCACCTGCTCTCCGGGGCCGACCTGGACGCGGCCACCGCCACCGAGATCCTGGACACCGCGGCCGAGATGGCCACCGTGGCCGGCCGCGAGGTCAAGAAGCTGCCCGCCCTGCGCGGCCGGACCGTGGTGAACCTCTTCTACGAGGACTCCACGCGGACCCGGATCTCGTTCGAGGCGGCCGCCAAGCGGCTCAGCGCCGACGTGATCAACTTTTCCGCCAAGGGCTCCAGCGTCGCCAAGGGGGAGAGCCTGAAGGACACCGCGCTCACCCTCCAGGCGATGGGTGCCGACGCGGTGGTCGTCCGGCACCCCGCCTCCGGCGCTCCGCACCGGCTGGCCAACTGGGTGGACGGCTCGGTGGTCAACGCCGGCGACGGCACCCACGAGCACCCCACCCAGGCGCTGCTCGACGCCTACACGATGCGCTCCCGGCTGGGCCGCCTGGACGGCCTGCACGTGGCGATCGTCGGCGACGTGCTGCACTCCCGGGTGGCCCGCTCCAACGTGCTGCTGCTCTCCACCCTCGGCGCGAAGGTCACCCTGGTCGGCCCGCCGACCCTCATCCCGGTCGACATCTCGCCGGCCCTCGCCCCCGGCACCGATGTCTCCTACGACCTCGACGCCGTTCTTCCGGGTGTGGACGTGGTGATGATGCTGCGGGTGCAGCGGGAGCGGATGAACGACTCCTACTTTCCCTCGGCCCGCGAGTACGCCCGCCGCTACGGCCTGGACGGGCCGCGGATGCGCCGGCTGCCCGGGCACGCGATCGTCATGCACCCCGGCCCCATGAACCGGGGGATGGAGATCACCCCCGAGGTGGCCGACTCGCCCCGCTCCACCATCGTCGAACAGGTCGCCAACGGGGTCTCCGTGCGGATGGCCGTCCTCTACCTGCTGCTCGGAGGGAACAACCGGTGACCGCGTACCTGATCCGGAACGTGAGTGTGGTCGGCGGCGCGCCGACCGACCTGCTGATCCGCGACGGCGTCGTGGCGGAGACCGGCGCCGGCCTGGCCGCGCCGGACGCCACGGTCCTCGACGCCACCGGCCTGGTGGCCCTGCCCGGCCTGGTCGACCTGCACACCCACCTGCGCGAACCGGGCCGGGAGGACGCCGAGACCGTCGAGTCCGGCTCCCGGGCCGCGGCGCTCGGCGGCTACACGGCGGTCTGCGCCATGGCGAACACCTCGCCGGTGGCCGACACGGCCGGCGTGGTCGAGCAGGTCTGGCGGCTCGGCCGGGAGGCCGGGCTGGTCGACGTGCAGCCGATCGGCGCGGTCACCGTCGGCCTGGCCGGTGAGCGCCTGGCCGAGCTGGGCGCCATGGCCGACTCCGCCGCCCGGGTGCGGATCTTCTCCGACGACGGGCACTGCGTCGCCGACCCGAAGCTGATGCGCCGGGCCCTGGAGTACGTCAAGGCGTTCGACGGGGTGATCGCCCAGCACGCCGAGGAGCCCCGGCTCACCGAGGGCGCGCAGATGCACGAGGGCGAGGTGTCCACGCGGCTCGGGCTGACCGGCTGGCCGGCGGTCGCCGAGGAGGCGATCATCGCCCGCGACGTGCTGCTGGCTGAGCACGTCGGCAGCCGCCTGCAC is from Micromonospora terminaliae and encodes:
- the nusB gene encoding transcription antitermination factor NusB; the encoded protein is MPARRKARKRALDVLFEADLRDRPPVEVLAGYLERIEKPRPEHVDYAVALVEGVAAHLDRIDEVIASYAEGWTLDRMPAVDRNLARIAVYELLYVDEIDDAVAISEAVELARQMSTDDSPRFLNGILGRIAEYATR
- the aroQ gene encoding type II 3-dehydroquinate dehydratase, whose translation is MRVHVLNGPNLGRLGTRQVDVYGVTSYAELVTMCETTGHELGLDVVVRQTDAEHELLGWLHEAADEGAAVVLNPAAWSHYSIAVRDACAMLRGPLVEVHISNIHAREEFRHHSVVSAVATGVICGLGVDGYRLALHHVARRLADGAA
- a CDS encoding aspartate carbamoyltransferase catalytic subunit, with protein sequence MIRHLLSGADLDAATATEILDTAAEMATVAGREVKKLPALRGRTVVNLFYEDSTRTRISFEAAAKRLSADVINFSAKGSSVAKGESLKDTALTLQAMGADAVVVRHPASGAPHRLANWVDGSVVNAGDGTHEHPTQALLDAYTMRSRLGRLDGLHVAIVGDVLHSRVARSNVLLLSTLGAKVTLVGPPTLIPVDISPALAPGTDVSYDLDAVLPGVDVVMMLRVQRERMNDSYFPSAREYARRYGLDGPRMRRLPGHAIVMHPGPMNRGMEITPEVADSPRSTIVEQVANGVSVRMAVLYLLLGGNNR
- a CDS encoding transcriptional regulator, which gives rise to MPSEYAKSLGARLRSIRQQQGLSLQGVEEKSNGRWKAVVVGSYERGDRAVTVSRLAELADFYRVPVSELLPDGSGVRHEPTSKIVLDLERLYDEASEDLAYVARYARAIQQQRGDYNGRVLSIRADDLRALAIVYDASPSGLIERLTEHGVLVADPRAFFAS
- the efp gene encoding elongation factor P, producing MATTNDLKNGLVLNLDGELWSVVEFQHVKPGKGGAFVRTTLKNVLSGKVVDKTFNAGTKVETATVDKRTMQYLYADGEDYVFMDLETFDQITVPGGTVGEAANYLLPEAEATVATHEGVPLYIELPTSVVLEITYTEPGLQGDRSTGGNKPATVETGATVQVPLFITTGEKIKVDTRDGRYLGRA
- a CDS encoding dihydroorotase, translated to MTAYLIRNVSVVGGAPTDLLIRDGVVAETGAGLAAPDATVLDATGLVALPGLVDLHTHLREPGREDAETVESGSRAAALGGYTAVCAMANTSPVADTAGVVEQVWRLGREAGLVDVQPIGAVTVGLAGERLAELGAMADSAARVRIFSDDGHCVADPKLMRRALEYVKAFDGVIAQHAEEPRLTEGAQMHEGEVSTRLGLTGWPAVAEEAIIARDVLLAEHVGSRLHICHVSTAGSVEVLRHAKARGVKVTAEVTPHHLLLTDEKATTYDPVYKVNPPLRTAADVAALRAALAEGVIDIVATDHAPHAVEDKECEWAYARPGMLGLETALSIALDVLGPQWDLIAERMSRTPARIAGLDGHGLDPAPGVPANLTLVDPAARRVIEPAELASRSRNTPYARMTLPGRIVATFLRGEPTVLDGKAVK
- the pyrR gene encoding bifunctional pyr operon transcriptional regulator/uracil phosphoribosyltransferase PyrR; its protein translation is MAYPPAAHPSPPRQPSVKVILSAADVSRVVDRIAHQILEKTQGAADTVLLGIPTRGVPLARRLAARISTFEDVTVPVGVLDITLYRDDLRRHATRAVGPTELPPGGIDGRRVILVDDVLFSGRTVRAALDALSDVGRPASVQLAVLVDRGHRQLPIRADYVGKNIPTALAENVKVTLAETDGADEVRLHGGAA
- the aroB gene encoding 3-dehydroquinate synthase, producing the protein MDEVTRIPVGGDRPYDVLVGRDLLDPPPRLLPGAERVAFLHAPPLKGLAEELAERVRAAGVAPLLMEVPDAEAGKHVDVAAACWDRLGEAGFTRTDAVVGVGGGAVTDLAGFVAATWLRGVRWVPVATSLLGMVDAAVGGKTGINTAAGKNLVGAFHPPAGVICDLATLDSLPPADLAAGMAEVVKCGFIADPVILDLVERDPAAALDPAGPVTRELIERAVRVKADVVSGDLRESGVREVLNYGHTLGHAIEKVEGYRWRHGHAVAVGLVYAATLARLAGRLDAATAERHRAVVAALGLPTGYRADAWPDLLAAMRVDKKARGSRLRFVVLDGLGRPAILEAPSDELLARAYEEISS